A window of the Planococcus citri chromosome 4, ihPlaCitr1.1, whole genome shotgun sequence genome harbors these coding sequences:
- the LOC135845294 gene encoding uncharacterized protein LOC135845294, translated as MSLEEPFCGTTFANVHLYYLQNLQDFIDIPIFIIGVIFNIFNILVFTRWNRKSPVNLIFTHLTFANLSELLAWISFTWVALQYNSIKERNFEEWTYTQAVLLSRSGELGTIFYRISMYIIIMLAIWKYIAVFYPSKESEWCYMKTTRNTLVARCILLLIPQYLSHNIETIIHRKAEIHLNTVKTDSIMYTASQIIKVGLYELFPSLVLPTLGIRLIVKLWTKKEHPTHSSNVENSTDNVEMNQQTNRSVIISMIIAAQCLSFVIPLGLVDLVRAVFVRSRFSTHNECVASFRVILNLLDSINKSITFVIYYAMDQDFRVTFKSLFDKNNASFWKLKYVSLSNTRGDDERLEIDRV; from the exons atgtcATTGGAAGAACCATTTTGTGGAACCACATTCGCAAATGTGCATTTGTATTATTTACAGAACCTACAAGATTTTATAGACATACCAATATTCATAATCGGTGTGATCTTTAACATATTCAACATCCTGGTGTTCACAAGGTGGAATAGGAAATCACCGGTAAACCTAATTTTCACACATTTGACGTTTGCAAATTTATCAGAGCTGTTGGCGTGGATATCCTTCACATGGGTAGCATTGCAATATAACAGCATCAAGGAAAGAAATTTCGAAGAATGGACTTATACACAAGCAGTATTGTTATCGCGAAGCGGTGAATTGGGAACCATTTTTTACCGCATATCAATGTATATTATAATTATGCTAGCAATATGGAAGTATATAGCTGTATTTTATCCATCGAAGGAATCTGAATGGTGTTATATGAAAACTACACGCAATACGCTGGTAGCTAGATGCATTTTGCTTTTGATACCGCAGTATTTGTCACATAATATTGAAACGATCATACATCGGAAGGCAGAGATTCACTTAAACACTGTTAAAACCGATTCCATTATGTACACAGCGTCACAAATTATCAAAGTTGGCTTGTACGAATTATTTCCATCACTTGTGTTACCAAcattaggtattag ATTGATCGTCAAACTATGGACGAAAAAGGAGCACCCAACTCATTCTTCCAACGTTGAAAACAGCACAGACAATGTCGAAATGAACCAACAAACCAATCGATCAGTAATCATATCGATGATAATTGCGGCCCAATGTTTAAGTTTCGTGATTCCATTAGGATTAGTCGACCTAGTACGTGCAGTTTTTGTACGCAGTCGTTTTTCAACTCATAACGAATGTGTTGCTAGCTTCCGAGTGATACTCAATCTTTTAGATTCCATTAATAAATCTATTACATTTGTAATATATTACGCGATGGATCAAGATTTTAGAGTCACATTCAAGTCTTTGTTCGACAAAAATAATGCTTCTTTTTGGAAACTAAAGTACGTTTCTTTGAGCAATACGAGAGGGGATGATGAAAGATTAGAAATAGATCGAGTTTAA